A genomic segment from Glycine max cultivar Williams 82 chromosome 1, Glycine_max_v4.0, whole genome shotgun sequence encodes:
- the LOC121174619 gene encoding SH3 domain-containing protein 2-like, with protein sequence MGTLMLLQEEEKEKGEEEEEAIEVSKRQAKVRETPGNSENSMKLEAVETKLQDLKTNMAILGKEVAAAMVVVEAQQQRLTLHHLIAMVEAKRAYHQRVLQILDQLEEEVLFPYHGESEVELNLSVELTQTHNESQSNP encoded by the exons ATGGGGACACTGATGCTATTgcaggaggaggagaaggagaagggggaggaggaggaggag GCTATTGAAGTTTCCAAACGCCAGGCAAAAGTAAGAGAAACACCAGGAAATTCTGAGAATTCTATGAAGTTGGAAGCAGTTGAAACAAAGCTGCAAGACCTGAAGACAAACATGGCCATATTGGGAAAAGAAGTAGCTGCCGCAATGGTTGTTGTAGAAGCACAACAACAGAGGTTAACCCTCCATCATCTTATAGCTATG GTTGAAGCAAAGCGTGCCTATCATCAAAGAGTACTCCAAATACTTGATCAGCTTGAGGAAGAG GTTTTATTTCCCTACCATGGTGAGTCTGAAGTTGAATTGAATCTATCAGTTGAATTGACCCAGACCCACAATGAGTCACAAAGCAACCCATAA